The Christiangramia flava JLT2011 genome has a segment encoding these proteins:
- the rlmN gene encoding 23S rRNA (adenine(2503)-C(2))-methyltransferase RlmN, giving the protein MKQQKKDIRALTKEQLQRFFVENGDKSFRGSQVYEWLWNKAAHSFDEMTNISKETREMLKENFVINHIRVDRMQRSSDGTIKNAVKLHDSLTVESVLIPTASRTTACVSSQVGCSLDCKFCATAKLKRMRNLNPDEIYDQVVAIDNESRLYFDRPLSNIVFMGMGEPLMNYNNVMKAIEKITSPEGLGMSPKRITVSTSGVPKMIKKLADDEAKIKLAVSLHSARDEVRTQIMPFNETFPLEELREALEYWYGKTKSRITYEYIVWKGINDTPEDARALVRFCQYVPCKVNLIEYNPIDDGEFQQAASKATDMYQNMLERNDITVTVRRSRGKDIDAACGQLANKSA; this is encoded by the coding sequence GTGAAACAGCAAAAAAAAGATATTCGCGCCCTGACCAAGGAGCAATTACAGCGCTTTTTCGTTGAAAATGGCGATAAATCCTTCCGTGGAAGTCAGGTTTATGAGTGGCTCTGGAACAAGGCGGCACATTCTTTTGATGAAATGACCAATATTTCCAAAGAGACCCGGGAAATGTTAAAGGAGAATTTCGTCATCAATCATATTCGCGTGGATCGTATGCAGCGCAGCAGTGATGGTACCATCAAAAACGCGGTGAAATTACATGATTCGCTTACCGTAGAATCAGTTTTGATTCCCACGGCCTCCAGGACTACGGCCTGTGTGTCTTCCCAGGTGGGTTGCAGCCTGGATTGTAAATTCTGCGCGACCGCAAAGCTGAAAAGAATGCGGAACCTGAACCCTGATGAGATCTACGACCAGGTGGTGGCCATTGATAACGAAAGCCGACTTTATTTTGATCGGCCACTTTCCAATATTGTGTTTATGGGAATGGGGGAGCCTTTGATGAATTATAACAACGTCATGAAGGCTATTGAAAAAATAACTTCACCGGAAGGTCTTGGAATGTCTCCCAAGCGGATTACGGTTTCCACTTCAGGTGTTCCGAAAATGATCAAAAAACTGGCAGATGACGAGGCCAAGATCAAGCTGGCAGTCTCTCTGCATTCGGCTCGGGATGAGGTGAGAACACAGATCATGCCTTTCAATGAAACTTTTCCCCTGGAAGAACTGCGCGAGGCGTTGGAATACTGGTACGGTAAAACCAAAAGCAGGATCACTTATGAATATATTGTTTGGAAAGGAATCAATGATACTCCGGAAGATGCTCGTGCGCTGGTCCGTTTCTGTCAATATGTGCCTTGTAAGGTCAATTTAATAGAATACAACCCTATAGACGACGGCGAATTTCAGCAGGCTGCTTCCAAAGCTACCGATATGTATCAGAACATGTTGGAAAGGAATGACATCACGGTTACCGTGCGCCGTTCCCGCGGAAAGGATATTGACGCGGCCTGCGGACAACTGGCCAATAAATCTGCCTGA
- a CDS encoding polyprenyl synthetase family protein — translation MKVISQIKLPIEKEMELFEKKFRESMSSRVALLNRITHYIVNRKGKQMRPMFVFLVAKMVSGGSVNERTYRGASVIELIHTATLVHDDVVDDSNRRRGFFSINALWKNKIAVLVGDYLLSKGLLLSIDNNDFDLLKIISVAVREMSEGELLQIEKARRLDITEAVYYDIIRQKTATLIAACCSLGAAAVKPESKDVPKMRRFGELIGMAFQIKDDLFDYGTEKIGKPTGIDIKEQKMTLPLIYVLNNVSEKEKSWLINSVKRHNKDRKRVKEVIEFVKKNGGLDYAVQRMKEFQAEALSILQDYPESVYRESLELMVNYVIDRDK, via the coding sequence ATGAAGGTGATTTCCCAAATAAAACTTCCTATTGAAAAGGAAATGGAGCTTTTTGAGAAAAAGTTCCGAGAATCCATGTCGTCCAGGGTAGCCTTACTGAATCGAATCACACATTACATCGTTAATCGAAAAGGGAAGCAAATGCGCCCAATGTTCGTATTCCTGGTCGCTAAGATGGTTTCCGGTGGATCTGTGAACGAAAGAACCTATCGCGGAGCTTCGGTGATCGAGCTCATTCATACCGCTACACTGGTGCATGATGACGTGGTGGACGATTCCAACAGAAGGCGTGGTTTTTTCAGTATTAATGCCCTCTGGAAGAACAAAATTGCGGTTTTGGTGGGTGATTACCTGCTTTCCAAAGGCCTTCTGCTTTCTATTGATAACAATGATTTTGATCTTCTGAAGATCATTTCCGTAGCAGTGCGCGAAATGAGTGAAGGAGAATTGCTTCAGATTGAAAAAGCCCGAAGACTGGACATTACGGAGGCGGTTTATTACGATATCATCAGGCAGAAAACGGCCACACTTATTGCGGCCTGTTGCAGTCTGGGTGCCGCGGCCGTAAAACCGGAAAGCAAGGATGTCCCGAAAATGAGAAGGTTCGGGGAGCTAATCGGGATGGCGTTCCAGATCAAGGATGATCTTTTTGACTATGGTACCGAGAAAATTGGAAAACCTACGGGAATTGACATTAAAGAGCAGAAAATGACCCTTCCGCTGATTTATGTTCTGAATAATGTGAGTGAAAAGGAAAAAAGCTGGCTCATCAATTCGGTTAAAAGGCATAATAAAGACCGGAAGCGCGTAAAGGAAGTGATAGAATTTGTAAAAAAGAATGGAGGTCTTGATTATGCGGTACAGCGGATGAAAGAATTTCAAGCTGAAGCGCTGTCCATTCTCCAGGATTATCCCGAATCGGTTTACCGGGAAAGTTTGGAACTGATGGTAAACTATGTAATCGATAGAGATAAATAA
- the queA gene encoding tRNA preQ1(34) S-adenosylmethionine ribosyltransferase-isomerase QueA: MGMKLSHFNFELPKELLAEYPSEHRDEARLMVLNRKDQTIEHKKFKDIIDYFDPEDVMVLNNTKVFPARLYGNKEKTGARIEVFLLRELNPETKLWDVLVDPARKIRIGNKLYFGEDESLVAEVIDNTTSRGRTLRFLYDGSYSDFRKKLKELGQTPLPKYIKRDVEPEDEERYQTIYAKNEGAVAAPTAGLHFSKHLLKRLEIKGVDFAEVTLHVGLGTFSPVEVEDLSKHKMDSEEAFITKDATDVINKAKAEKRKVCAVGTTVMRVLESSVSSNQTLNEFSGWTNKFIFPPYDFNIANCMITNFHTPKSTLLMMISAFAGHDFMKKAYEEAVKEKYRFYTYGDAMLIL, encoded by the coding sequence ATGGGAATGAAACTTTCACACTTCAATTTTGAACTTCCAAAAGAACTTTTGGCTGAATATCCTAGCGAACACCGGGATGAAGCCAGGTTGATGGTGCTGAACAGGAAGGATCAAACGATTGAACATAAAAAATTTAAGGATATCATCGATTATTTTGATCCGGAAGATGTTATGGTATTGAACAATACCAAGGTTTTTCCGGCGAGATTGTACGGGAACAAAGAAAAGACCGGTGCAAGGATCGAGGTTTTCCTTTTAAGAGAGTTGAATCCGGAGACCAAATTGTGGGACGTTTTGGTAGATCCTGCAAGAAAAATCAGAATTGGAAATAAATTATATTTCGGAGAAGACGAGAGCCTGGTTGCTGAAGTGATCGATAACACCACTTCTAGAGGGCGTACGCTTCGTTTTCTTTACGACGGAAGTTACAGCGATTTCCGCAAGAAACTGAAGGAACTGGGACAGACCCCACTTCCGAAGTATATCAAAAGAGACGTGGAACCGGAAGATGAAGAGCGCTACCAGACCATCTACGCGAAGAACGAAGGTGCCGTGGCTGCTCCAACAGCAGGGCTGCATTTTTCAAAACATTTGTTGAAAAGATTGGAGATCAAAGGCGTGGATTTTGCAGAGGTCACGCTTCACGTGGGATTGGGGACTTTTAGCCCGGTTGAGGTGGAAGACCTTTCCAAGCACAAAATGGATAGCGAAGAGGCTTTTATTACCAAAGACGCAACAGATGTGATCAATAAAGCCAAAGCTGAGAAAAGAAAAGTGTGCGCGGTTGGAACTACCGTTATGCGCGTGTTGGAAAGTTCTGTTTCTTCGAACCAGACACTGAACGAATTCTCCGGGTGGACGAATAAATTTATTTTCCCTCCTTACGATTTCAATATTGCGAACTGTATGATCACGAACTTCCATACGCCAAAATCAACATTGCTGATGATGATTTCTGCTTTTGCAGGTCATGATTTCATGAAAAAGGCCTACGAGGAGGCTGTAAAGGAAAAATACCGTTTCTATACCTATGGAGACGCGATGCTGATCTTATAA
- the aroA gene encoding 3-phosphoshikimate 1-carboxyvinyltransferase, translating into MTIKITRDPAPVKGALKITGSKSESNRLLILQAQYPEIEIGNLSNSDDTQVLQKALRQQSGQVDIHHAGTAMRFLTAYFATQENCDITLTGSKRMKERPIRLLVDALQRMGGDIEYVNEIGYPPLKIKGKKIAAQTVKLQANVSSQYISALMLVGASFPEGLEILLEGQVTSTPYIHMTLEIMKHAGIKGEFADNRIFIYPAPKLESSKIEVESDWSSASYFYSIAAIADEAEITLSNYRKTSRQGDSCLAEIYRHFGVTTTFEENSIILKKSGKRHLRGLKEDLRNSPDIAQTIAVTCLALGVPCELHGLHTLKIKETDRLQALKNEIEKFGGKVKIGSDCLQFVPQTEFQENVSVATYNDHRMAMAFAPLAMKVPFQIEDAGVVSKSYPDFWEDLQKLGFQVS; encoded by the coding sequence ATGACTATCAAAATTACCCGCGACCCGGCTCCGGTAAAAGGAGCATTGAAAATTACCGGTTCCAAAAGCGAATCGAACAGGCTGTTGATCCTCCAGGCACAATATCCCGAAATTGAGATTGGAAACCTGTCTAACAGTGATGACACGCAGGTGCTGCAAAAGGCGTTGCGCCAGCAGAGCGGGCAAGTAGATATTCACCATGCCGGAACGGCTATGCGCTTCCTGACCGCTTATTTTGCCACTCAGGAAAATTGTGATATCACGCTCACAGGAAGTAAGCGCATGAAGGAAAGACCTATTCGCCTGCTGGTTGATGCGTTGCAGCGAATGGGAGGCGATATCGAGTACGTGAATGAAATTGGCTATCCGCCGCTGAAAATAAAAGGGAAAAAGATTGCTGCACAAACGGTCAAATTGCAGGCAAATGTAAGCAGCCAGTATATTTCTGCATTGATGCTGGTAGGGGCTTCGTTCCCGGAAGGATTAGAGATCCTGCTGGAAGGACAGGTAACTTCTACTCCTTATATCCACATGACGCTGGAAATTATGAAGCATGCAGGCATTAAAGGAGAATTTGCCGATAATCGCATTTTTATCTATCCGGCTCCAAAACTGGAATCTTCAAAGATAGAGGTGGAGTCTGACTGGAGTTCGGCTTCCTATTTTTACAGTATCGCAGCAATTGCTGATGAGGCTGAAATTACACTCTCGAACTACCGGAAAACCAGCAGGCAGGGAGACAGTTGTCTTGCGGAGATTTACAGGCATTTTGGGGTGACCACTACTTTTGAAGAAAATTCCATTATCCTGAAGAAATCGGGCAAAAGACATTTGCGCGGATTAAAAGAAGATCTTCGGAATTCGCCCGATATTGCTCAGACCATCGCGGTCACCTGTCTGGCTTTGGGAGTGCCCTGCGAGCTTCATGGCCTTCATACCCTTAAAATCAAGGAAACTGACCGACTTCAAGCTTTGAAGAACGAAATTGAGAAATTTGGCGGCAAGGTGAAAATTGGCAGTGATTGCCTGCAGTTCGTACCACAAACCGAATTTCAGGAGAATGTTTCCGTAGCAACCTATAACGATCACCGTATGGCCATGGCTTTCGCACCGCTGGCCATGAAGGTGCCTTTCCAGATCGAGGATGCCGGCGTCGTATCTAAATCCTATCCAGATTTTTGGGAAGATCTTCAAAAATTAGGCTTCCAGGTTTCCTGA